Part of the Pyricularia oryzae 70-15 chromosome 3, whole genome shotgun sequence genome, ATCTTAGCGTTATTGCTGGTATTCCGCAAGTTTTCAGTGTCCTACAGTACTGTTGACTGGTCTCGCATTCGGGTTTGGCATCGTATTCGTGTCAGCAATTGCACTCGAATTCGGGTCAATGTTTTTGATCTCGTACGCATAGAAATCGATTGCCAAAGATTCTTCACGCGAATACGGTTGAAGAGGATATAAGTAATGGTAAAAAGTCAATTCCAAAGTCTACAATAATCATCTTGACAGCCAAGTGACCCGTTTCGTTTGATCCCTTCCACGCGACCTGCCATCCCATCCCCATCTCATCCCGCAAATCTGCACACCAAAATCCAGCATGTCCAAACAACAGTATCAAAGTCTCTCATCAGAGACTCACGTTGCACGCCGCAGCGACATGACGTTCGAGAAAGTCCTACACAAGGGAAGTTCGGCCAACACGGGCGGAATCGGCTCGATGCTTGGTAAGGACCGTGAGGCGTCCAAGGCGGCTATCAACGAATATTTCCAGCATTGGGACGGCAAGACGGCCAAGAATGAGACCAGCGAGGTGCGAGAGGCGAGAAAGGCCGATTATGCAACCTTGACAAGACAGTAAGTGGtgactttttttgttgttgtcaaTTGTTGGTAACAGATTGCCATCCAGTCAACGACTTGCGAAACTGACACGACACGACACCGGTGCAGATACTATAACCTCGCAACCGACTTTTATGAGTACGGATGGTGCCAGTCGTTTCACTTTTGCCGCTTCGCCCACGGTGAGACCTTTGCTTCGGCCATAGCAAGACACGAGCATACCCTCGCGCACCGTATCGGCATCAAAAAGGACATGAAGGTTTTGGACGTAGGGTGCGGCGTTGGGGGTCCCGCACGACAAATGGCAAAATTCACAGGGGCCAACATTACAGGCATTACGATCAACGAATACCAAGTCGAGCGTGCCACACGGTATGCTGAGCTTGAGGGACTGAGCCGGCAGCTGCAGTTTGTCCAGGGAGACTTTATGTCGTTGCCCTTTGAGGAGGAGACTTTTGACGCCGTGTACGCCATCGAGGCGACTGTGCACGCCCCGGTGCTGGAGGACGTCTACAGGCAGGTTTACAATGTCCTGAAGCCTGGTGGCGTCTTTGGTCTGTATGAATGGGTTATGACGGACGCATATGACGACAACAACCTCCGGCACAGAGATATTCGGTTGGGTATCGAGCAAGGCGACGGTATTGCTAACATGCAGACAGCCAAGACCGCCGTCGAGGCCATCAAGGCAGCTGGTTTCGAGCTTCTCGAAGTTGAAGATTTGTCTCAAAGCACCGACGGTGGGAATTCGACTCGCGCGCCCTGGTACTGGCCGTTGGATGGGAGCAGCTGGCGATGTGCCAACACCATTGGAGACGTGCTGGGAACATTTCGAATGACACCTGCGGGACGCACAGTAGCGCACGCTATGCTGACCGTTATGGAGGCGGTCGGCCTGGCACCGCCAGGAACCAAAAAAACTGCTGACAGTCTGGCCAGGGCGGCGGATGCGCTGGTTGCTGGAGGAAAGGAGGGATTGTTTACGCCCATGTTTTTGATGGTTGCAAGGAAGCCGTTTGCGGAAGAGTAAAaagtaaaataaaaagaaaaaaagaggttaGCAGACAGGCGAAAGGGGTCATGAGAACAATAGTTAATAAAGACAGCTTTAATGGAATAGGAAATAATTTCGCAGTGGGCCAAAACGGGTATGCAATGCCATTGCGGCTGTCAAACCACGAACGCCCCCATTCGCTCGGATGACGTTTCCAGGGACAGGGGCAAGTTAGAAACAATAGTCAATCGGCGGAGGAGGACCGATATGGCTAGAGTCACTGGACATGACGTTGCCACGCagatgaacaaaaaaaaaagaagaaagtcTCAACAAAACTGAGACTCACTCGCTCCGCGGGTCACTTTCTCTTCCGGGCAGGTGTGATTTGGCATTTTTTCTGGGGAAAGCAGATGAATATTACGCGCCGCATAAGATCGAAGAGGCCTTAATGTATACGCTTTACGAACCAATCCTAGGCTCACGACTGTTCACTCCACCCTCcaaacaagaagaaggaaaaagcaGGGATTTCCCCGCGTTTCCAAGCATTTCCTTGGCGAATTTCTTATACTGCCCTCCGCATTGGTGTGTCTTCCCCGGATTCTTACCCCGGACGGCAAGTCAAGTGGGGACTGAATTGACCATGGTTACTGGTTACAATTTCAGGACCAGATCATGGTTGACAGCCGAAGGGGGGGAAGGGCATGGAGGGACATGGCTTGCCCCTCAGTAATGTGATTGCATCGAGTTGACTCCCGCGCCATCCGACTATGTCAGTTTTGGGCATGCCAGAGTAGATACGCTGGGTGTGAGGAAGAAAAGACATGAAAAGAaaggagagagaaaagaaggaTAGAGAGAACAGATCCAAGCAATCGCTGACAACTTGGCAAGGACTGGAAAGTGCCAAGTATCCTGCTATTATTTCATAGCCTTTGGACCGATCCCCTcatttcccaatccaacaagtACGTACGTACGCGCGCGGTATTACTGTGCATAGGGTGACATTCAGGGACAATGAATACGTCCCTGCAGGTCCATCCCCGCAACTTGTTGCTCGGCTTCATGTGATGTCgatgttttttgtttcttactGCCATGGTAAACCGTCGACCCGTCTTGTACATCTCCGCGTTCTCGTCTAAGCAGCAGTGCCGCCGTTACCATTGCAACTCCACATGGTGGTGGAGCATCGGGTGTGCTAcgatgggggggggggggggggggggcagcAAGACTGCTACGTTGTGACTGAATCATGCGGGAAAaggtccgaaaaaaaaagctgaaaaaaaatcaccaaTGCGATCTGTCTATAAAAGGGCAGCAGAATATCCTGCTTTTTGGGATTGGATTCTTGTAGTCATCATCCTCTCAGACATCATCCAGACAAGCATCCATCCAAACAAGCCCCACAAGCAGAATCCCAAAACCGCAACCATGCAGATCAAGAACGTTCTCATCGCCGCCTTTGCCGCCACGGCCACTGCTCAGGACATCTCCAAGCTGCCCTTCTGCGCTGTACGTCCAGCCCCCTTTGACGATCAATCTCTACATGGATGACATTGACTTACCGAGTAACATCTCTACCCCTGTACAGCTCAGCTGCTTCATCAGCAACTCGGGCGTCAGCGGCTGCGCCAGCGTTCTCGACTTTGCCTGCTCTTGCGCGTAAGTCTTGAAAATGACCCTCGGGGATCAATCAAAGTCGAGCCTCTTTACTGACCCTAAGAATGACaaacagctcggctccctacTTTGCCGCCGTCACCACCTGCGCCACCAACAGCTGCAGCGCCGCCGACCAGGCCACCACCCGCGCCTGGGCTGTCGCCACCTGCCAGTCGGTCGGCGTGCCCCTGCCCAACTAGGAGATTCTCGGTTGAGTGTTAATGGTcatggatgatgatgatggatGGGGTCTTTTGATGTAAATATCCACTTGTGAAATGAGAAACAAGTATTTCACATAATCTTTGACACGTGCGTTTGGCGTGCTTGGAACATGACATGatatgtgttttttttttcttttctttgaggTCTGGTATTGGTATTCACTAAACTCGATTATTATTAAAGGTTCTGTTCATTCAGTCTTATCCCACCAACAGTCATAACTGTCTTTCCTAGAAAGCCTCCCTCCAGAATTTTGACTACCATCTACTCGTCATCCCACATAACCCGCATGGTGACGGGGAAGGGGAACAAGCCACCCCAGTCCTCCCTCATGTAGACATAGAAGCCGCCGGGACGGGGCACCTTCTTCAGCTCTCCCTGGGGTCCCGGCACCCTCCTGACGTTCCTGCGGCGGAACAGGCACCGGAACATCTCGGTGATGGCAATCTGGCTGGCATCCCTGCCCAGGCATGCGTGGGGGCCAACGCCGTAGTGAATGTACTTTTTGGCGGGGCGGCGGGGGTTGACCACCTCTGGGTCGGGGAAGTGTTTGGGGTCACGCGCGGCATCAACCTGGGTCGTATGTTAGCAGATACTCTGTGGTGATGgagagcaaaagaaaaaaaaaagaaaaagaaaaagaaaaaaaaagggtgtcCAAACTTACAAAGGATACAAAGACGCGGTCGCCAGCCTTGACTGGCACCTGGCGGCCGTTATCCTCCTTCACCACGTCGTCGACGGCAGCCTCCCTGTACGAACCAAAGGTTCCAGCAAGTCGGATACCTTCCATGGCGTAGCCTAGCAGGAGCGCATCAGTCTCGGGGGTGGACGGCTGGAGGGCAACCATGTGGATCTCGGGAATGTAGTGCATGCCGGCGGGAGACAGGTAGTAGTCGACAGCTTGGGCAAACACCTGAGCCTGGTTGGGGACCATGGCGCCCGAGGTGGGGACGACGTGGCTCCAGGCAATGTCGTAGTCGCTCAGGCCGTGAGCCTTCAATCCCTTGATCATGGTCTTGCCGTAGATGGACAGCGGCTCATCCTTGGCCGGCTTGCCGACAAACATGCCCCTGGACCAGGGGATCTTGTTGATGAGCTTGACGTTGGCCTCGACCAGCTTGGCCAGCTTTTGGCAGACCTCGCGGGTCTTGGTGCGCAGGGGAAACGACTTGGACGGGTCGAGGTCGAAGAAGATGGTGGTGAAGATGGCGGCCAGGATGCCGTACATCTCCTGCTCGGTGAAGACACCGGTCGGGTTCTTGGCCGTCTTGAGGGGAAGGCCAAAGACCTGGCTGGCAAAGTGCACATGCACCATGTTGCCGACGTCCCTGATGATGTCGACGTGGCGGTGCTTGTTGTTGCCCAAGAAGTAGCTCTTGCTGACGAGCAGCTCCTCCATCATGCCGGCGTAAAAGGCCTTGACCGCCTCGGTCCAGCCGTCCTTGTACAGCTGAGCGGCCATGCACTTCCTCTGCTGCGCGTGCAGCGGGTCGTCGCCCGAAAGCATAAACTTGAGACCTCCCTCGCCCATGAGGAACCCGAGGCCCTCGTGCCACGTGACCTTGTATTTTTCCTGCGTCTCGAGGATGTACTCGGCACCACCGTACGACGTGATGTTGACGCGCGGCGGGATGTACTTGGGGGCTTCAAAGTCGAACAGGTCTGCACGGCCCAGGGCTTCCAGGATGCGCTTGTTCTCCGACGGGACCAccatggggtagtgggcgtAGACCGAGTTCTGCTTGAAGTGGTTGGGGAAGGCCCGGATGAAGAGCTTGTAAAAGACACAACCGTGGTTGACACTGAGATCGTAGTCGACCTCCTTGTAGCCCCAGTTGGTCAGGTTGCGAGGCGTAAAGTCGGTGGTGTAGAACCTGTCTCCacgcaccaggcacacggcGTCCGAAAGCACGACACGGCTGATGGTGTAGGTGGGTGCGATTCCGACACCAGGGACCATGGGCTGCTTgtcctcctcggccaccaAACCAGGGTAGAGCTCGACGTTATCCGGGTGGTCGTAAAGACGACGGAGGGCCTCGGCGACACCAGGATCCGAGTTGATGTCCTCAAAGGTGGAGTACGGCTTGAGGTGGAAATGCTTGCGGAACTCGTTCAGACCGGCGACGTTCCACTTCCTGCCCTGAATGATACCCATGGTCTCGACAACCTTCATGGCCTGAGGCACGTTACGGGCACCGAAAGCGCCGGCGACGTCCTCGACGGCCTCTGAAATGCAGCGCACGagatcgtcatcgtcaaacTTGCCGTCGGGACCACGCTTGAAGCCGCCAAAGGTGCGCTGACCGGGGTCCGCGGGGGTGTTTTGTTCCATCTTGGCAAAGCCCTTCCACATCTCGTCGGGACGGACCTCGGAGGCCGGCTTGCCAAAGATGTTTTGGAACTGCGCCTCGACAAACTTGCTGTCCTTCTCCGAGATGCACGAGTGCCAACGGTAGCAGAGGTTGAACTCGGCCGAGACGGCGTTGCCCGTGCCCCGCTCGGCTCCGTCAGCGGTACCGACGTGGGCACCAGCATCTTGGCGGGGGTCCAGGGTCCATGTGGTGTCGACACGGTTAAGCTGTGAACACTGTCAGCGAGTGGTGCAAAACAAGGTACAGTACCTACTTAATAGGCCAATGTAGgttaaaagtaaaaaaaggtAAAGGATGGGATGAGGATTTAATCCCAACTCACATTCACAATATTCCGAACGTAATCCACCAGGGTGATGTTGATGTACAGACCCGAGGTCACCAGACGTGCCACCTGGAACAGGTCATTGTCGTACTTTTTCCAGGCAGCCTCCCTGGCCTCCCCCTCGAGCAGGTCACTGGGCTTGTTGAACCTGCCACCCTCGTTGATCAGGGCAAGGTTCTCGGCCACGTGGTTGTGGAAGCGGTTGAACATGATCAAGAGGACGCTGACGCCAGGCGGCATCCCTGCAAGCCTCTTGTCGGCGTAGCAGTCGGGCTTCATCCGACCATCCTTGAAGGTACGAATCGAGTCCTGCATCTCCTGGCTGTTGCCGTAGAGAGGCGCCAGGTCGAGATACGACGACGACTTGTTGGTGTTGATGTCGCGAGGATCGGTCCAAAAGATGTCATGGATGATGATGGTCGCCCAGTACCACAGAATAGATGAGACGTTGTTGGGATGCTTGCGGTACGAGTTTGGCGTGCGTCCCATGATCGAGTCAAAGATCAGCCCAGGGTCTGGCAGCGCACCCGGAGGCGTGACGGTGGGTATGACGGACCGGGCGTAGCGGGAGCCTGCCGCGCCGAGCTGCGGGTTGAAGGGATGCTGCTTGTATGTTAGccatttatttttgttttttcttcttataTTTATTTTCTTGCAGCAGTGGCAGCACACGTACGTTGTAGCTTCCATCAGGCGTGCGGTACGAGTGCTCGGGGCCGAGATAGTTGAGCGGAGGGTGGTCGAGAGACTCCCATAGCTCATTGATCAGCGAGTCGGTGAGCTCGGCACGCTTCTTGGACTCGGTAGGGAGTCTAGCGACGAGCTGCATCACCCGCTCCATCAACATGGTCTTGTCGTCCTTTAGCTTCTCTCCCTTGAGCTTGGACTTGACCATGGCGAGGAGAGTCTTGACATCTGCGGCAAGTTAGGACGCGAGGcacacacacatacacacacccaaacacacaaACACACAGGTCTGTTCGAAAGAACATTGCATTGCAACACAACTGACCGTAACCACGAATATGCTTGAGGTCCTCCCCGATACCAGTCAATTTCTTCTCGGTGGGATATGTTCCGTCGCCGTGCTGCGTGGGGAGTGGACGCTGGGACATCTCCTTGAGCTTCTTCATGGGGTTCTCCTTGACAGGTTTCGGCTTCTCCCCCACGGGGGGGAGTTGACCCTTTTGCGTGTCAGCCTGGCAGCTGCCATTCCTGGTAGACTGCCCAATGGTTGAGCTCTTGCGGCTCGGTGACTCCTTGGAAGACATGATGATGTGTTGGTCCTTGAACAAGGGAAAGGAAACCATTACCTGGACTCGACTCGCAATGGGAACGCCATCGTGTATTTCATGTCCAGTCAAGTCCAGCCCAGTCCAGTCGAGCCGGACAGCCCCATCCATCACCAAGACCCCGTCGGCGGACGCCCAGCCATGGTTGCGAGTTAATGCAGAGGCGCCCGTCGATCAATACGGTATCTTGTGTGTCTTCCATGTCAAGCCATGTCTTCACTTGGACGTTGCTCCAGCCAATCGACTTGTGCAAGGCAAATTATTTATTCTGATCTTGTCCGAGGCTGTGAGCAAAGACGCCACGGGCATGCATGTTCTGGTTCAGCTTCTTTAACTGGTAGACGCCAGCCAGGACGGGCCGATATGTCTTGACGCAGATTAGCTCCGAgcatgttttcttttgttgttgAGTTTAAGCCACCAGCCCGGGATCCCTATCTGGGTTTCGAGGGCTGACAGACCGCAGGTCCGGCCGTGCGAAACAAATGAAGAAAGCACTTCGCACTCCCCGCCAAGAAAAACAGTACGGGAATTACGTTCTAGCGCCCGGGGTCGACCTGCAAACCCCAGACAATGATTTTCAGGGTGATTTTGGGCGGTTTTAGGTCAtggtaattacggaccatcTGCCGGCCGAATTAGCATTCAGTGCACCttgtcgactttttttttctttcacaTCAAACCTGGAGCGAGGAGGAACGCTCTCGTTGCTCAATATAGAAATCATCCGATGTTTGGAGTTCGGCAGGGGCTTGGAATCAGTTTAAACCTAAAATAAGCCGTTGTTGCTATTCATTGGCGACGATCACCAAGACCTGTGGGTCTAGGTTTGATGAGCAGGAAGGAATTTCTGCTTGTTGTAACCCTGTAGAATTCTAGACTTTACCAAGATGCATAATTCGATTCATTTTTTTGCCGGGTCATCACAGGTTTTAGCTTGTCTGGAATGTCCAGATGTCAAGGTGATCCCGGAAAACCT contains:
- a CDS encoding sterol 24-C-methyltransferase, whose amino-acid sequence is MSKQQYQSLSSETHVARRSDMTFEKVLHKGSSANTGGIGSMLGKDREASKAAINEYFQHWDGKTAKNETSEVREARKADYATLTRQYYNLATDFYEYGWCQSFHFCRFAHGETFASAIARHEHTLAHRIGIKKDMKVLDVGCGVGGPARQMAKFTGANITGITINEYQVERATRYAELEGLSRQLQFVQGDFMSLPFEEETFDAVYAIEATVHAPVLEDVYRQVYNVLKPGGVFGLYEWVMTDAYDDNNLRHRDIRLGIEQGDGIANMQTAKTAVEAIKAAGFELLEVEDLSQSTDGGNSTRAPWYWPLDGSSWRCANTIGDVLGTFRMTPAGRTVAHAMLTVMEAVGLAPPGTKKTADSLARAADALVAGGKEGLFTPMFLMVARKPFAEE
- a CDS encoding heme peroxidase, coding for MDGAVRLDWTGLDLTGHEIHDGVPIASRVQVMVSFPLFKDQHIIMSSKESPSRKSSTIGQSTRNGSCQADTQKGQLPPVGEKPKPVKENPMKKLKEMSQRPLPTQHGDGTYPTEKKLTGIGEDLKHIRGYDVKTLLAMVKSKLKGEKLKDDKTMLMERVMQLVARLPTESKKRAELTDSLINELWESLDHPPLNYLGPEHSYRTPDGSYNHPFNPQLGAAGSRYARSVIPTVTPPGALPDPGLIFDSIMGRTPNSYRKHPNNVSSILWYWATIIIHDIFWTDPRDINTNKSSSYLDLAPLYGNSQEMQDSIRTFKDGRMKPDCYADKRLAGMPPGVSVLLIMFNRFHNHVAENLALINEGGRFNKPSDLLEGEAREAAWKKYDNDLFQVARLVTSGLYINITLVDYVRNIVNLNRVDTTWTLDPRQDAGAHVGTADGAERGTGNAVSAEFNLCYRWHSCISEKDSKFVEAQFQNIFGKPASEVRPDEMWKGFAKMEQNTPADPGQRTFGGFKRGPDGKFDDDDLVRCISEAVEDVAGAFGARNVPQAMKVVETMGIIQGRKWNVAGLNEFRKHFHLKPYSTFEDINSDPGVAEALRRLYDHPDNVELYPGLVAEEDKQPMVPGVGIAPTYTISRVVLSDAVCLVRGDRFYTTDFTPRNLTNWGYKEVDYDLSVNHGCVFYKLFIRAFPNHFKQNSVYAHYPMVVPSENKRILEALGRADLFDFEAPKYIPPRVNITSYGGAEYILETQEKYKVTWHEGLGFLMGEGGLKFMLSGDDPLHAQQRKCMAAQLYKDGWTEAVKAFYAGMMEELLVSKSYFLGNNKHRHVDIIRDVGNMVHVHFASQVFGLPLKTAKNPTGVFTEQEMYGILAAIFTTIFFDLDPSKSFPLRTKTREVCQKLAKLVEANVKLINKIPWSRGMFVGKPAKDEPLSIYGKTMIKGLKAHGLSDYDIAWSHVVPTSGAMVPNQAQVFAQAVDYYLSPAGMHYIPEIHMVALQPSTPETDALLLGYAMEGIRLAGTFGSYREAAVDDVVKEDNGRQVPVKAGDRVFVSFVDAARDPKHFPDPEVVNPRRPAKKYIHYGVGPHACLGRDASQIAITEMFRCLFRRRNVRRVPGPQGELKKVPRPGGFYVYMREDWGGLFPFPVTMRVMWDDE